CTCAGTGTTCTTGAGAGAATCCAAATTTGGTTCCCCTGACTGAATCTGCTTCTGGGTTTCACTACCAAAGTTGAAATCAATCGTGCATGATTGTTGCCTTCTGAATTTGGGCACAAAACTGGAAATCTGATTAGGCTTCACAATTGAATCTCTGAAGGAGATTGAATTTGAATCTGGGACGATATTGTTTTGATTTGACCACCAAGGATATGAAGAAGCATATGAATATGATCCTAAATGGCTTTGCATATGCCTGACTTGGTGATTCAGACCTTGGCAGATTCTGTTCCATTTTCTTCTCAACTCAGCTAATTCATCCTGAAAAATTCAAATTACTGTATAATATCCTGAAATAATGTTGGAAACTTGAACTTCTTGGTGAAAATCCAAGTGGGTTACCTTTTGATTGGCATTGGTGGTTTGTGGATGAAGCCAAGAAGGCAAATTTTTCTGGTGGCCTGGTTTTAAGAGTTGAGCTTCTTTTTCATAACTGGAGAAGCATTCTGCACAGCAAGTTAGCTTATCTTCTTCATCCTTTGCATTGGTAATGAAAGGTTTTGTTTCCAGTAACTGAGATGGATTTTGGGAGAAGGTCACCCTTGATTCATTGATACTGCAAAGAAAAATTGATTAGTTTGTTAgtaaatataaagtttaaaaaaaaattggaaaaagaaaaaataaagcatTTGAGAGAAAAATTAAAGCATTTTTGTGATTAAAGTAGAAGAGTCTGCAAAAATAGTGAATGGTTTCATGTTTCAGTTACAGTGTATAGTTAAATCTGAGTTTGacaggcaaaaaaaaaaagaaaaagaaaagggtctCATGCAATTCTTACCCTCTATAAATaaagatcaattaataaattttttaaaattataaaagttaaataataaaatatttaacagaaaattaaatgattaattaataatattttaaaattaaaaattaattaataaatttttcatatttttcagagatggaggaagaggaggagaagaatATAGAACTCATTACCATGGATTTCCAATTATTTTTGTTTGCAGTCTTGTTTTATTACAAAATCTGCAATATGCAGCTGATAAATTCTGACACCAAAACAATGCAAAAGCATATACATGCAAGGACAGTGAAGTGATTTATTCTGTCTCACCCAACCACACTCTTTCACAGTTGTTTTGGTCTCATTCAGACCATAAAGTCACTCAAATAACACCAAACTACAATCCAAAATGAAAAAAAACTTCATCCTTCAGTTTAATGGATCACCATCAATGGAGAATACAGAATATATTCATGCCATGTGTCTCTGCAAATTAATCTATGCACACACCTTACATtactacaaaaaaaaaattactatttaatttttatagtataaaaaaattcatattacAGAGATTAAAAGTGAAATAgaaggactaattagtaaaattttttaaatttaagagatattttaatatattttttgaaattagggacctattagtaattttttctaggttacaattttaagaaaaaaaaaaaagaaagaaagaagagagagttGATGATTTACCTGGAAGCATGGAGGCTGAGACCAAGTCCACCAGAGGGAACTGAAACAGCTTGAAATGCCCATTGAATCTCAAGAGGAGGTTGCCTCATCTGGCATCTCATATATGTTTGATAACTTGCAGTAGCCATTAACCATACCTTTCTGTTTGAGTTGCTATAATCAGAGATCAACCTTCCTATCTCCACCACTAGATGATCAGCTGGACTATAACCACCAGTTGCTGCTGAATCCTCTCCATTCATTGCAGTTTCTTCAACTGTCCATTTCAGGTCTCCTGTGTAGATTATGGCTCCACAATCACCAGCAGATTCCACTTTCCGTTTCAGCTGAGAAATATTCATTTCAacatcttctttcttcatgaACCTCAAAGAAACTGGAGCAAATTGAAATTTAACAAACTGAATTTGTTTCAACTCCACTGGAACATCTCCTCTCTCTACTCTTCCCATCAGTTCTCCAACAAGTCCTTCTGTTATAGACACACAGTCACCAACTATCACAgtattctttctcttctttctcaAGAAAATCTCCAAAACCAACTTAATATCTTCCTTCACAGAAGCTAAATCTGTGAAATAATGGCTTGAGAGCTTCTTTTGAGGAGAAAATAGAAGTGGGTTTTTCTCAGAAGAGTAAGTTAAGAAATGGGTTTGCCAGAAAGTtgtagggttgatgatctctctCTGAGTTTCACCAGGAGAAGGAGAACAAGGTGAAGAGAAAACACCACCACCACCGCCTGCGGCGGTGTAACACTGAAACACAGAAGAAGCTGAAGAATCCTCAATATTGTTCTTCACAGCAGTACTAGAGAACCCAGCTTCTCTCATAACCCTACTAACGCTAGGATCATCTAATATAGAGATTATAAGCTGTTCTAACTCAACCTTGATTGTTAAGAGAGGCTGTTGTTGCTGTTGCTCGATGCAGCCTCTTCTCTGATGAGCTTGAGCTCGTTTGAGTGCAGCAATCAAAGCATTGGAAAGAGAAGGCTGGCCATGAAGTAAAGGACCAGGAGTAGTTGGTAGCCTGTTGAGTGCGACATTAAAGCAAAGCTCAAGAGCTCTGCATTGAAGAGGATGAGAAGATTGATGAGGTTGAGATTTGAGACAAGCCCTTTTCAAAAGACTAGCTCTTGAGCTTAGCAACGTAGCAGCTACATGAAGAGGAGTGACCTGAGCATGGCCTCTCCTCCTCGCCAAGCTAAGAGAGTGCTTCAAAACTGAAGCAGCCTCTGTGGTGAGGGTCTGCTGGACCGTACAAGCTCCTGAGCGCATTACTTGGCTAAGACCCACCCCCCGCACCACCCCCTTTGATTGAGCACCACTGGTTCTTGCAGGATCAAAGCTTCgactctctttctttcttcccttatcctctcTCTCCCCCTAACGCCACCCCCAAGCTCCTTCTTCCTTAAAGTGATGTAGATCACTGAAGCAAGCTTTGTTATCAAAAGCTTGTTAGCTTCCCTCTCCTGTGATTACACCAAACAGAAAATTACCACCTAGCTGATGAGCTCAGATAtggaaatatcaaatatatatCTATAAAGTGAGATTCTCTGAAAGTGAAGCTAGCTCTAAGAGAAATGTAGTAGAATTTTAGATACCAGAACACCTTCTTTATACTTGTTGAAGTTGATACACATtaccttttctttttccatttttcttttaaattctaatataaaaatataaattttatttattttgtatgtaAATTTTACTCTGCATGCAAAAATTTTTAGTAACAAATTGATATCATTTATATATATCAATAACAGCCTTCCTTATTTATCCCGGCTTCAAGAAAATAACGGTGATCTAAAACTCATGAAATCTTTTTTTGTCGATCGATCCAGCATTTCAAATTTTGATCCAGATACGCGGGGCAATCCAGGTTAACCGCAAGCCCAAGTTCAACAAAAAGTAATCCAGTCTGCTAACATGACGTGAAAAAGAATAACAGATCCAGTCATTTCGCAGTTGTATTCGTACGTACGGATTCGAGTGACAGAAACATGTGTTACCGTAGTATATAAGCAGTTAGACATCACtagcaaataaattaaaaaaaaaaagataaaaataacgAACATTTTCTCTCCGACTAAGTTTACTCTCATATTTtaaactctattttttaaattttaaaatattacatataataattgaaattttcatagctaattaattaataattttattattaatattttaaataaatgataaataatgaataatttattttaataatttaattgataaatttatattattattttattaatataaaatcattTTTGAAACTGCAGTGCTCTGCACAACCTTTTTAGTTATATCACTCAATGTTACTATAAAAGTGTTACTCTAATATGTCACTTGATTTTTGTTTTAGTGATAATTAGGGTAAAGAAAAAGTGttacttttaataattaatttctttttgttGGGACTTGCAAttaaatggtaaaaaaaaattataattaaaaaaaaaaaaaagaatggcaTGATCGACTTATCAGATAAATTTTGTCCCAAGATCAtcaaaagctgcaaaagatgatTCCAATCTACCTTATTtacctattttcttttttacccTTTTGTGTTTATTATCtcaatcaaataataaatatattgataATTGTGATTTGGTTAATTAATTAccttcttaatatttaaattctttttccttttaaattaaattaccaAGTTTTTACTCTTAACATGCAAAAATTAAACCATTCATTTTTctgaatatattaaatttaaattttgataaatcaTAAAAAGAATGACATTATCATGATCCGACGATTTATCgattaacaataaaatataaataagtacATGTTAATTGATGATTTAATGACCTAGCAATCTGGCAGCGATCAAACGATATAATCCGATGATTTGATAAATGATTCGATAATCTTATGATATGGAGCGATTGATTTAGTGATTAACGTAAACGATTAAATAATATGATTTGAGAATTTGGTGAACGATTCTATAATCTAACGATATGGAGTAACTGATTTAGTGACCGATTTGATAATCTAACAATATGGAGCGACTGATTTAGTGACCGATCTAATATTATGGTATGATCAAGATTTGATCGATGTAATATCACCAGATGATCAGACCAACGATCCAACGATCGAGCTAATGATCTAGTTAAATGAATTGTATTGGTTTAAAAttggattaaatatttatatagtttCGTGTTTATTTATGGACCCACAAATTCAAATTTTACTTGAGGTAGGGAGAGAGAGTTTCTCTTTTTTCCACGTCAGCCCTCTTTGAATGGACAGACAAAGCCAGCAGAAATTCAAGAAAAGCagtaaagagaaaagaaaagaaaagtagaAAGAAGCCAGACTGTGTTGGGTGATGAGAAAGGAAATTAgaatttttctttgttttttctttttatttttcattctccTTTCACTTTCTCacagtaataattattttttgtttgtATGTAAATTATACACAACACAAGGTTTTGTTTGTTCTTTCTGATAtagaaaaacaaagaaaagaaaaggaaagaaaagaaaggaaaggaaaggactcttctctccctttctctctctttctttcttctgtGTTCTCTCTTCACGCCAATCCTCGTAGGGAGACAGCATTTTATTCCCCAAGTACTCAAAAAGCAACCCTCTGTCTGCTCTCCTACAAAGCATTATTATCTCttttttcctctctctctctctttctttccttCCTGCATTCTGCAATAGCTTTTTGTCTTAATTCCATCACATTTCCAACAACCcacttagttttttttttttttttttttcctttttctttaccAAATGAAGCaaagttaaataattaattttttgttatttttgtttcttactactataagttattttctttttaattgcaaTTTCTTTCTTCCACCTAATCATGTTTCCTATCTTTACCCATTTTTATTCTCTCACTTTTTCTTCACACACacaaaaaattttaagagattgattagataataaaaattcaacatttatataaatttatactttaaattatataaaaaaattaaaatacaatcgATTTTGATCGATTCAAATCTATTTATCATGATCAAATTATAAATCGAGTCggttttaaaatcaaattttacttAATAAGAAATAGAAAATGAGAAACAAATAAATAGCACAATGAATTGAAAATGGGAGGAAAAGATCTAAGTTTTGGAAGAATTTGAATAGCGTGGTTTCCAAGGATAGCATACACCACAAGGACATAAAAGATGGATCAAAGGTTATTTTTCCCAAGCTGTTATTGCATTAAAAGTAGCCAAAAGAAATTTTGCTAAAGTATGCTTTGATTAAAGTATTTCAAAAgcatattcaaaaattaaaaaagaacattaatttattttttaataaaaaaatcaattaataaaaaataattactaaatatttatcataaataatcaataatttaataataaatatttcaaatggttgataaatactataaaaatatataaaaatatatttaagataGCAGTAGTAAATTATTTGCTTATATATTTTAACCGTAATATCATGAATCAAccgtaatattttaaaaatcgtTATATCTGACTTTgcctttaaatatataataacggtttaattatttttttatggtaaataaaaaatacgattaaaattataattttattaaatataattaataaaatgctACATCCTAATACTCTTTTGATTACTTCGATTATCAGAAACCTTTTGAATCAACGGTCAAAAAAGTACTTAATAACAAAGCATCCCAACATGGTTTGTGAGTAAAGTTGAATAAATATGTGTCCTCCCTTACAaaattcttttttgttttcttgcCAAAGCCgtaatttaactttattttttaaattattttacgatttaaaagttaaaaattaaataaaataaaattaatgggaAAATAAATGATGTGCATTTactttgttttataatttttgtttattttatttttttatattaataatattaaagtaaataaattaaattaagaaaatatcaaaaataattttaaataatttataaaattcgtGAGAAAAATTAGTCTTATACTTGAGGAGCCAATAACATGATTTGATTGGTGGTAAAAGTGTTAATACATTAACCTATCATAATCATAACTCATGTCGTTCTGTCTTAATGCTCTTGTCGTTTACATCTTTTCATGCTTAAAGTTTCACATTTACTGATATAAgacgattttttatttttggtcatataggaaaagaaattaaatttttaaagagaattattttttgaactttaaaattttatttatataattgtatataaatttattaatattttttattttttaaattataattaaaaataaaataaattatttttttttaaaaaaaaaatttctctttAAATAATGTAGAAAAATCTCATTTGTTCATATTGGTTTGAcgcatttaaaatttataaatagaataTTGCATTTATTGATGGGTAAATGAGTAATTATATCTATAGTGTGAAAATAATGAGTACTCATGCTTTTTGCATTGGACAATGATAAGCTTAATTGATGGATAATCAATTGGCCTTTCTCCCAAAGAAATAATGATATCACTAGCGTTGAGATGGTAcaagaatttattattattattattattaaaagtctTAAATTGGAGTATTAAATATCAAccctttaaaatttagaaaaaataatttattattttaatgcaTTATCCATTATAAATTCATATTAATCGAGTTAGTGGGTTTTAAACGggcaaatttattatttaaaaattaaaaaaatatattatttaattaaatttaaaaaatatattaaaatatttataatattttaaaaaatattaattaattataataagcaacaattaattttaaattttacgatAAATTTAGATCGGATCTAATTTTAACTGTTAATGTCCGATCGAAATTTACGATAACTTTTCAGAAACAGAATTTCGAGATGCAcgatttttaaaagtataataagGACCGCATACctgtcataaaatttaaaaaaatttcgagacgcacaacttttaaaaatataataagtgCCATATACCTGTcacaaaatttaatatgaaaattttacaaagttaattttacattttaattattttttagatatttttataattttgtatattaaattttttttattataaatagtatttCTTAACTATCAGAAATTcgcttttcaatttttaaaaaatttcaataagacttttcaatttttaatctattttttctCTTGTATTGTCATAATCAAACGATATTGATTAAAACTATTGATCGAGTCTAATTAGTCATTTATCAAATTaacttttttgttaattttaaattatttattatttagtctctcaaatttataaaaagCTTTCTACTTAGTCCATCCTTATCGatagtttttataatatttatcgattaaaattaatagagtgactaattaatatattatttaaaattgagagattaattaataaattttttcagaattaaattataaatttttgaaaaataatggtATTATTGTGGGTGCCCAAATCATGAATGCATGATGCATGTGAATATATGTAAAAGTGAAAATGCATGGTTTCTCTAATGGGAAGAAAAGTATCTCTTTATGGAtaaaatgagagagagagagagaggtcaATTTCTTTGAGAAATGAAAGTGTGTTCAATTCTTTTAGAGTTCAATGATTTGGTTTGCAATTTTCCATACAAATTTTCAACAAAGCTACAAAAAGGATAAATCTCAAACTACGTTAAAAGGGACAATCAAGCCCCACAACCCTAATTTCTATCCACAATCATATCATTatagtttaaatttataattcaattatttactaaaaaattataaattaataaaaataattacgtaatttattata
This Manihot esculenta cultivar AM560-2 chromosome 6, M.esculenta_v8, whole genome shotgun sequence DNA region includes the following protein-coding sequences:
- the LOC110618200 gene encoding protein SMAX1-LIKE 4 — translated: MRSGACTVQQTLTTEAASVLKHSLSLARRRGHAQVTPLHVAATLLSSRASLLKRACLKSQPHQSSHPLQCRALELCFNVALNRLPTTPGPLLHGQPSLSNALIAALKRAQAHQRRGCIEQQQQQPLLTIKVELEQLIISILDDPSVSRVMREAGFSSTAVKNNIEDSSASSVFQCYTAAGGGGGVFSSPCSPSPGETQREIINPTTFWQTHFLTYSSEKNPLLFSPQKKLSSHYFTDLASVKEDIKLVLEIFLRKKRKNTVIVGDCVSITEGLVGELMGRVERGDVPVELKQIQFVKFQFAPVSLRFMKKEDVEMNISQLKRKVESAGDCGAIIYTGDLKWTVEETAMNGEDSAATGGYSPADHLVVEIGRLISDYSNSNRKVWLMATASYQTYMRCQMRQPPLEIQWAFQAVSVPSGGLGLSLHASSINESRVTFSQNPSQLLETKPFITNAKDEEDKLTCCAECFSSYEKEAQLLKPGHQKNLPSWLHPQTTNANQKDELAELRRKWNRICQGLNHQVRHMQSHLGSYSYASSYPWWSNQNNIVPDSNSISFRDSIVKPNQISSFVPKFRRQQSCTIDFNFGSETQKQIQSGEPNLDSLKNTEGKEVKITLALGNSFCSDVGERDKERNDLFKLLQENVPWQSEAIHSIVEALIESKSTGKGTWLLIQGNDTLGKRRLALAIAESVLGSVDLLLSMNMRKKENNEDSCFSEKIEKGLRNQEKIVALVEDVDFADTQLMKLLADGFETGKFGESGKISQSVFILTTGGNFMSLEDGKMDQDSVIRMTMEVKEKAQTNNMGCKRKAEWDISNNTKTSRINENKDVENGNMKKDFSRQSSFNTLDLNIKANEEDESEEKQGEYYSPISSDLTRETISDLVTQHGFLDSIKNRYVFDRNQAQEKEMTKSLSSRMKRAMEEIFGDQNVNGFSIEEKILEEIVDGYGCFVNSLLERWMKEIFQSTLQRVKIGEKKSLGIRVCFEGRSERNLEDGFMGTCLPKKIQVSFMD